Proteins encoded within one genomic window of Vairimorpha necatrix chromosome 3, complete sequence:
- a CDS encoding E3 ubiquitin-protein ligase: protein MVRREYIILTLCVAFFSFFAIRIIWTLYNKHREKQVIQNHLFALSISRHYDDEIKIIKIEINRRNILRDSFECIMSKFATELYSRNRLFISFKDEVGFDESGITREWISLLIDEIFDPKNQLFYFPTDDCKQMSPVKIELIREKNLMYYRFLGRIMGRMIISKVNADVNLQSIVWKQLLDLQCDHSDFEKADPEFYKNFMKLKENPQIVIDLQTSFEEDGIEFIENGKNILVNADNINLYIEQFLKYKYITKIEKQVTEIKIGLFETINRNFLKDFSGDSFKLLIRGSESIDINNWIANTKYIYYNRAIETIKSFWEVVKSFSDDEKKLLLQFVTGSRYLPDGGLKNLTGNNLKKQKFTIMLVVSDNDTLLPSASTCTNTLKLPRYSSKKILKEKLLLAINECREGFDLS, encoded by the coding sequence ATGGTTCGGAGAGAATATATAATCTTGACGTTGTGCGTTGCCTTTTTCAGTTTTTTTGCTATAAGAATTATATGGACGTTATATAACAAACACAGAGAAAAACAGGTTATTCAAAATCATTTATTTGCATTAAGCATTTCTCGACATTACGATGAcgaaattaaaataatcaaaatcGAAATAAATCGACGAAATATATTGCGTGATTCTTTCGAATGTATAATGTCAAAATTTGCAACCGAATTATATTCAAGAAATCGACTTTTTATTTCGTTTAAAGATGAAGTAGGATTTGACGAGAGTGGAATTACAAGAGAATggatttctttattaattgaTGAAATTTTCGATCctaaaaatcaattattttatttcccTACCGATGATTGTAAACAGATGTCTCCTGTTAAGATTGAATTAATAAgggaaaaaaatttaatgtatTATAGATTTTTAGGTAGAATTATGGGAAGAATGATTATTTCTAAAGTAAATGCCGATGTTAATTTACAATCAATTGTTTGGAAACAATTATTAGATTTACAGTGTGATCATTCTGATTTTGAAAAGGCGGACCcagaattttataaaaattttatgaaattaaaagaaaatcccCAGATAGTAATCGATCTACAAACTTCTTTTGAAGAAGATGGGATCGAGTTTATAGAAAAtggtaaaaatattttagtaaaCGCCGATAATATAAACTTATATATtgaacaatttttaaaatacaaatacattacaaaaattgaaaaacaAGTTacagaaataaaaatcggATTATTTGAGACTATTAATagaaattttctaaaagatTTTTCTGGAGACAGTTTTAAATTGTTAATACGTGGATCAGAAAGTATTGATATAAACAATTGGATTGCGAATACaaagtatatatattataatagagCGAtagaaacaattaaaagtttttgGGAAGTCGTGAAAAGTTTTTCTGatgatgaaaaaaaattgcttTTACAGTTTGTAACAGGATCTAGATACTTACCAGATGGAgggttaaaaaatcttactGGAAATAATCTTAAAAAACagaaatttacaataatgCTAGTAGTATCTGATAATGATACTTTATTACCCAGTGCAAGCACATGCACTAACACTCTAAAACTTCCTAGGTATtcaagtaaaaaaatattaaaagaaaaactttTGCTGGCAATCAATGAATGCCGAGAAGGATTTGATCTaagttaa
- a CDS encoding E3 ubiquitin-protein ligase, protein MRQSIFAIIIIFVIAICSFLLFILYSVLNYQSERQEIQNHLLSLSVSPYYDNVIKDSKIEIDRQNILGDSFECIMSKHASELYSRNRLQITFKNEIGSDEGGITREWISLLIDEIFDPKNQLFHFPTDNITQMSPVKEELISQKNIMYYRFFGRIMGRMIISKVNADVKLHPIIWKLLLNIPCNHLDFEKADPEFYRNFMKLKENPEIVIDLQTSFEEDGIEFIKNGKNILVNKDNINFYIDEFLKYKYITKFEKQVTEMKRGLFETINRNYLKNHSGKSFKLLICGSENIDFKNWIANTKYVNYYPAGKTIKWFWEVVKSFSDDEKKLLLQFVTGSSYLPGGGIKNIIGNNLYKTQFTISKKESFGDTLLPSSSTCSNTLMLPEYSSKLILKEKLLWAIKESNKGFGLC, encoded by the coding sequence ATGAGACAATCGATTTTCGCAATTATTATAATCTTCGTGATAGCCATttgttcatttttattatttatattatatagcGTACTTAACTACCAAAGCGAAAGGCAggaaattcaaaatcattTATTATCATTAAGTGTCTCTCCATATTACGATAACGTTATAAAAGATAGCAAAATCGAAATAGATagacaaaatatattgGGAGATTCTTTTGAATGTATAATGTCAAAACATGCATCTGAATTATATTCGAGAAATCGACTTCaaattacatttaaaaatgaaataggATCTGACGAGGGTGGAATTACAAGAGAATggatttctttattaattgatgaaatttttgatCCTAAAAATCAGTTATTTCATTTCCCTACTGATAATATAACTCAGATGTCTCCCGTTAAGGAGGAATTAATaagtcaaaaaaatataatgtattatagattttttgGTAGAATTATGGGCAGAATGATTATTTCTAAGGTAAATGCCGATGTTAAATTACATCCAATTATTTGGAaactattattaaatataccTTGCAATCATTTGGATTTTGAAAAGGCGGACCCagaattttatagaaattttatgaaattaaaagaaaatccaGAGATAGTAATCGATCTACAAACTTCGTTTGAAGAAGATGGAATCgagtttataaaaaatggcaagaatattttagtaaacaaagataatataaacttttatattgatgaatttttaaaatacaaatacaTCACAAAATTCGAAAAACAAGTTACAGAAATGAAAAGAGGATTATTTGAGACTATTAATAGAAATTATCTTAAAAACCATTCTggtaaaagttttaaattgttAATATGTGGATCagaaaatattgatttCAAAAATTGGATTGCGAATACAAAATATGTTAATTATTATCCTGCAGGGAAAACGATCAAATGGTTTTGGGAAGTTGTAAAAAGTTTTTCAGatgatgaaaaaaaattattattacaaTTTGTAACTGGATCTAGCTACCTACCAGGTGGAgggataaaaaatattattggaAATAACTTATATAAAACCCAATTTACAATTTCGAAGAAGGAATCATTCGGTGATACATTATTGCCTAGTTCCAGTACATGCAGCAACACTTTAATGCTGCCTGAATATTCAAGTAAACTAATACTAAAAGAGAAGCTTTTGTGGGCCATTAAAGAAAGCAACAAAGGATTTGGACTATGTTAG